CGTGACCGGCGGCCCGCCGTACACCACGCTGCGGTAGACGAACTGGCCGGTGCGACGGGCGGCGCCGCCGAGGCCGGCCAGCGCGCGGACCGTGGAGCGGCGACCGTCGGCGCCGATGACCAGGTCGTACTCCGTGCGGGTGCCGTCCGCGAAGTCCACCTTGACCGGGCCGCCCTCGTCCAGCTCCAGGTTGGTGACCGCGGTGTTGTGACGAACGACTCCGCCGACCGCGGAGACGAGCACGCGCTGGAGGTCGGCGCGGGGCAGCGCACGGGACTCGCCGACGCCGTCCCAGAGCTGGCCGAGGTCCAGCTCGCAGAGCGGCTCGCCGCCGGCGTCGCAGATGGACTGGCGGTGGATGACCGCCCCGAGCGGGCGCAGCGGGCCGGTGAGACCGAGGCCGGCGAGCGCGCGGGTGGCGTTGCCGGGGAGGAAGATCGCGGCGCCGGGCCCGGCCGAGGGCGGCTCCCGGTCGACGACGTCGGGCCGGAGACCGGCCATACGCAGGGCCCGAGCGACGCCCAGACCGGCGATGCCGGCGCCGACGATCAGGATCCGCAGGGTGGTACCGGCCATGTGAGCGACGCCTCCGAGGGGTGGGCACGCGTTGAAGCCAAGAGATTACTCGCCGCGAACGGCACCATGGTAGAGGCGGATGACCGGTCCTGCCGTCGGGTGACCACGAGTTCGCATATTTGCGCAGCTCAACACGCGGCCACCCGACGTGGAAGTTCTATCGCTGGACGCGCGCGCCCTTGCCGCCGACCAGCGCCTCCACCTCACGCAGCGACGCCATCGACGTGTCGCCGGGCGTGGTCATGGCCAGCGCGCCGTGCGCGGCACCGTACTCCACCGCCCGCTCGATGCCGTAGCCCTCGAGCAGCCCGTAGATGAGGCCCGAGGCGAAGCTGTCGCCGCCGCCGACCCGGTCCATGATCTCCAGACCGGGGCGGTGCGTGGCCTCCGCGAACGTGCCGTCCTGCCAGGCGATGGCGCCCCAGTCGTTGACCGTGGCGGTCTTCACGGTGCGCAGCGTGGTCGCGACGACCTGGAAGTTCGGGTAGTCCTTGACCGCGGCCTCGATCATCGCGCGGAACGCGGCGGTCTCCAGGTTGTCCAGGTTCTCCGAGACGCCGTGCACCTCGAAGCCGAGGGACGCGGTGAAGTCCTCCTCGTTGCCGATCATGACGTCGACGTACCGGGCCAGGCGGCGGTTGACCTCCTGCGCCCGATCCTTGCCGCCGATCGCCTGCCAGAGGCTGGGCCGGTAGTTCAGGTCGTAGGAGACGATCGTGCCGTGGCGGTGCGCGGCCTCCATCGCGGCCTCGATCACGTCCGGCGTGGTCTCGGAGAGCGCGGCGTAGATGCCGCCGGTGTGCAGCCACCGGACGCCGAGCGTGCCGAACAGGTGCTCCCAGTCCACGTCGGACGGCTTGAGCTGGGACGCGGCGGTCAGGCCCCGGTCGGAGACGCCGACCGCGCCGCGCACGCCGAAGCCGCGCTCGGTGAAGTTCAGCCCGTTCCGCACGGTACGGCCGATGCCGTCGTACTTCGCCCAGTGCACGAAGGACGTGTCCACGCCGCCCTGCAGCACCAGGTCCTCGAGCAGCCGGCCGACCTCGTTGTCCGCGAACGCGGTGACCACGGCGGTGCGCTTGCCGAACGCGCGGCGCAGGCCACGGGCCACGTTGTACTCCCCGCCGCCCTCCCAGGCGCGGAACGAGCGGGCCGTCTTGATCCGGCCCTCGCCCGGGTCGAGACGGAGCATGATCTCGCCGAGGCTCACCGCGTCGAACGCGGCGTTCTCCCTGATCGTCAGCATGCGGCGGCCTCCTTGAGCGCGGCGGCGGTGCGGGCGGTGACCTCGGCCCAGTCCTGGGCGGCGAGCAGGTCGGGGGCGACCATCCAGGTGCCGCCGACCGCGAGCACGGACTTCAGGCCCAGGTAGTCGGCGAGGTTCTTGGTGGTCACGCCGCCGGTCGGGATGAACCGGACGTTCGCGTACGGCGCGGAGAGCGCCTTGATCATCGGCGCGCCACCGAGCTGCTCGGCCGGGAAGAACTTGACCGTGGTCAGGCCCGCGTCCAGCGCCATCTGGATCTCGGTGCCGGTGGCGACGCCGGGGAAGACCGGCACGCCGAGGGCCTGGCACCGCTCCACCACGCGCGCGGAGAAACCGGGGCTGACCACGAACCTGGCGCCGGCCTCCACCGCCTGGTCGACCTGCTCGACGCGGGTCACGGTCCCGGCACCGACCAGCAGCTCGTCGCGCCGGGCCATCGCCCGGATCGCGTCGGCCGCGGCGTCGGTGCGGAACGTCACCTCGACGCTGCGCAGGCCGCCCGCGAGCAGCGCGCCGGCCAGCCCGTCGGCGGCGGACGCGTCGTGGAGCACGACCACCGGCAGGATGCGCCCGGCCTCGATCGTCTGTTCAAGATGGCGAACGTCAGTCACGTATGTGACCATAGCCCTCGTGTCACACCCCCTGTCAAGGCGTCAAAGATGAGGGGGTACGCAGTGAGGAGCTTTCGTGACCGACGACTGGCAGCCCGTGAAGTCCGCCGACCGGACGCTGGAGATCCTGGAGCGGCTCGCCGCCCATCCCGGCCGCTCCCTGGTCGAGCTGGCCCGCGACCTGGACATCCCGAAGAGTTCGCTGCACGGCATCCTGCGCACCATGACGCGCCGCGGCTGGGTGGCGACCGACCCGACCGGCACCCGCTTCGGCCTGGGCATGCGCGCGCTCCAGGTCGGCGCCGCCTACATCGAGGCGGACGACGCGGTCGGCATGCTCGCCACCGTGCTGGACCGGCTGTCCGAGGAGCTGGGCGAGACCGTGCACCTGGGCCGGCTGGACGGGCCGAACGTGGTCTACATGGCCAAGCGGGAGTCGATCCACCCGCTGCGGCTCTACAGCGCGATCGGCCGGCACCTGCCGGCGCACGCGACCGCGCTCGGCAAGGCGCTGCTCGCCGGGCTGCCGGCCGCCGAGGTCGACGCGCTGCTCCCCCGGCCGCTGCCGGCGCTGACCGCGCACACGATCACGGATCCGGGCGCGCTGCGCGCGGAACTGGACGCGATCGCGGCACGGGGCTGGTCGATGGACCGGCAGGAGAACACGGACGGCATCGTCTGCTTCGCGATGACGGTGCCGCTGCGGCTGCCGGCCACGGACGCGATCAGCATCTCGATCCCGGCCGCGCGGGTGAACGCGTCCACCGAGGAGCGGGTGCTGGACGCGCTGCGGCGCGGGCTGGCGGGCGTGCGGGCGGCCCGGGCACTGCTCTCCTGACGGCCGCGCGCGCCGTCAAGCCCGCGGCGCGAGACTGGACTTAAGAAGAAGAAAAGGCGCCTTCGGGTTGCCTGCGGTTTTCGGGCGTGTAAATCTGTTAACGCCCCCTGGGAGCGCTCCCGGTGCTGGTCGCCCACTGGGCCAGGTAGCGCAGCCCCGCCGCGTCGGCTCAACCGGCGCTGCACCGTTTCAACGGTCGACATATCGACGAACGTCGAAACTGGGGGCGTGACACGGAACCCACCATCCGGCTCCACGGACATCCTCGTGAGGACTCTACCCATGAAACGACCGATCCGCGCCATCGCGGCGGCCGCGCTACTGCTGGCGGGCACCGCCACCGCGTTCGTGGTGAACAGCGCCGCCAACGCCGCCACCGAGATCTGTCAGCAGTACGGTTCGACCACGATCCAGAACCGGTACGTCGTGCAGAACAACCGCTGGGGCACGTCGGCGGAGCAATGCATCAACGTGACCGACACCGGTTTCTCGATCACCCGGCAGCAGGGCGTCGGCAACACCAGCGGCGCGCCGGTGTCCTACCCGTCGGTCTTCCTCGGCTGCCACTACACGAACTGTTCGCCGGGCACGAACCTGCCGATCCAGGTGAGCGCGATCAACAACGCGACCAGCTCGATCGACTACACGTTCGTGAACGGCGCCACGTACAACGCGTCCTACGACATCTGGCTCGACCCGTCGCCGAAGCGGGACGGCGTCAACCAGATGGAGATCATGATCTGGTTCAACCGGCAGGGGAACATCCAGCCGATCGGCTCGCCGGTCGGCTCGGCCACGGTCGGCGGCCGGACCTGGGAGGTCTGGCAGGGCAGCAACGGCGCGAACAACGTCATCTCGTACCTGGCGCCGTCCGCGATCACGTCCTGGAACTTCAGCGTGCTGGACTTCATCAACGACATCCGCAACCGGGGCGCGATCACCAACTCGTGGTACCTGACCAGCATCCAGGCCGGTTTCGAGCCGTGGATCGGCGGCGCGGGCCTGGCGGTCAACTCGTTCTCGGCCGCGGTCAACGGTCCCGGCACGAATCCGACAACGGTGCCGCCGACCACGGCGTCCCCGACGCCGCCGAGCACCACCTCGCCGCCGCCCGGCCCGGCCGGCGGATGCACGATCACCTATGACACGAATGCCTGGAACAGCGGCTTCACCGCCAACGTGACGGTACGGAACACCGGCAGCACCGCGATCAACGGCTGGGACCTCGGGTTCACACTCCCGGCCGGCCAGCGGGTCGGAAATTCTTGGAATGCCACCGTTACCCAGACCGGGCAGACTGTCTCTGCGAAGAACATTGCGTGGAACGGCGTGATCGCCGCCGGTGGCACCGCGGCGTTCGGGTTCCAGGCGAGCTCCACGGGCGCGTTCGCGGAGCCGGGCGCGTTCACCCTGAACGGCACAGCCTGCGCGGTCGCCTAACCCCGCGCAGTTCCCACAGAGGAGGGGCCGGCCCGCACCGGCCCCTCCTCGCTTGTCCCGGGGCGGTGCGCCGCAGCGCATATCCGGACATTTTTCGGGTAGACCGGTGCGGTGGATGACGTGACCGTTGTCGTGGCCAGCCGGAACCGGCGCGCACAGCTGCTTCGCTACCTGCCGCGGCACGAGGCGCCGGTGATCCTGGTGGACAACGCGTCGGAGGACGGTACGGCGGAGGCGGTCTCGGCCGCGTTACCGCACGTCCACGTGGTGCGGTCGGCCGTCAACCTCGGCGCGGCCGGGCGCAACGTCGGCGCGGAACTGGCCGAGACCCGGTTCGTGGCGTTCGCGGACGACGACTCGTACTGGGAGGCCGGCTCGCTCGGCAAGGCCGCGGCGCTGCTGGACGCGCATCCGCGCGCGGCGCTGCTCACCGGCCAGGTGCTGGTGGGTGCGGACGGGCGCGCCGACCCGATCTCCGCCGCCATGGAGGCGGCACCGCTCGGCACGCCCACCGACCTGCCCGGCCCCTCGGTCCTCGGCTTCCTGGCGTGCGCGGCCGTGGTCCGGCGGGACGCGTTCCTCGCCGTGGGCGGCTTCAACCCCACGCTGCACGTGTACGGCGAGGAGGCGCTGCTCGCCATGGATCTCGCGGCGGCGGGCTGGGGGCTGGCGTACGTACCGGCGCTGACGGTCCGGCACCTGCCGCTCCCGGCCGGCCGGGACGTCGCGGGCCGCCGGCGCCGTCAGGCCCGCAACGACCTGCTCACGTCGTGGCTGCGCCGCCCGCTGCCGATCGCGGCCGCGGCCGCCCGGTCGGCCTGGCGCACGGGCGGGCCCGCACGCGGCGGACTGGCCGACGCGGCGCGGCTGCTGCCGTGGGTGCTCCGGCACCGCCGGCCGCTCCCGGCGCACGTCGAGGCCGCGGTCCGCACGCTCGCCTCGGCCGCACCCGCCGGGGCGTAACGGCACGCGGACCGAGGTTTGGCCGCCGCCCGGCCGGGAACGGATCGACGGGGACGAACGTCGACACCGGGCGGGGGATCGATCGATGGCCGCACTCCGCGCACGGGCCGTCCAGGTGCTCGACCTGAACTGGGCCGGTGACCACACGGTGCCGGCCCGCTCGCTCTACCCGCACCAGTGGAGCTGGGACTCGGCGTTCACCGCGATCGGCCTCGCCCACGTCCGCCCGGACCGCGCGTGGCGGGAGCTGCACACGCTGTTCCGGGCCCAGTGGGCGGACGGCCGGGTGCCGCACATCGTCTTCAACCCGGAGGTCCCGGCGGAGAACTACTTCCCCGGGCCCGGGTTCTGGGACGCGCCGGCCACGCCGCACCTGCCGCCGCGCTCGACCACCGGGCTGGTGCAGCCGCCGGTGCACGCGCTCGCGGTGCACGAGGTCTTCCGCCGCACCGGTGACCGCGGCCGGCTGGCCTGGTTCTACCCGCGACTGTGCGCGCAGCAGGACTACCTGGCCGCACGCCGCGACGCCGGCGCCGACGGCCTGGTGTCGATCACGCACCCGTGGGAGTCCGGTCTCGACAACAGCCCCGGCTGGGACACCGCGATGGCACGCGTGCCGGCCGACCCGGAGCTGCTGCGCGTCCACCGGCGCCGGGACAACGTGGTCGCGGCGCCCGCGCACCGGCCCACGGACGAGGACTACTCCCGGTTCCTGGCGATCGCGGGCGCGTACCGGGATCGCGGCTACGACGACACGGACCTGGTCGGGCGGCACCCCTTCGTGATGGAGTGCCCGTCGTTCAACGCGCTGTACGCGCTCGCGGAGAGCACGCTGGCCGAGATCGCGGCGGAGCTGGGCCGGCCCGGCGCGCACCACCGCGAGCGCGCGCGGGCCGTGGTCACCGCGATGGTCGCGCACCTCCACGACCGCCGGACCGGCATGTTCCACGCACGTGACGTGCTCTCCGGTGAGCGGTCCCCGGCGCGATGCGTCAACGGCCTGGTGCCGCTGGTGCTGCCCGGGCTGCCGGACGAGGTGGTGACGTCGCTGATCGAGGTGGCCACGTCACCCCGGTTCGGGCTGGGCGGCCCGCTGCCGGTGACCAGCTACGACCGGACCGCGGCCGACTTCGACGCCGTCCGGTACTGGCGCGGCCCGATCTGGATCAACATGAACTGGCTGCTCCGGCGCGGACTGATCGGGCACGGCCGGGCGGCGCTCGCGGCGGTGCTGCGCGACCGGACGCTCGGCCTGATCGACGCCGGCGGCAGCTTCGAGTACTACGACCCGCGCACCGGCGCCGGCCTCGGCGCGCCGGAGTTCAGCTGGACCGCGGCGCTCGCGCTGGACCTGCTGTCGGATCCCCTCGATTAGTGGGTGCAGATCAGCGCGACCGTGGCGCCGGTGGCGATCATCAGGGCCAGCGTGACGGCCGCGTACTGCAGACGGCGCAGGAGCAGGAGGCGGCGGTCGTGCCGGCGGCGATCGGGGCACGCCTCCGGGGTCGCGGCGGGCACGGTGCCGCCGCCCGGTGCGGTGCCGCCGGTCGATGCCGTGCCGGCGGCCGGTGCGGCGGGGGCCGGTGACGGGCGTGGGCCGGGGGTGACGTTGCGACCGGGAGCACCGCGGTATCGGCGGGACGCCTGGTTGATCGAGGGGCGCGGGGGTGGATCGGTCGTCACCGAAGCATTTTCGAGTGCGGGACGCGGCATTGACAACATAAAATGCCGATTCGCACGTGTCCCGTTTCGGACGCCTTGGAATAAGCGTTTCGTGCAATTCCCACGATGTTCAGCTTCCGGCGACTGAGCGACACTAGCCAATGACTACGGGTATTTACTATGGTCGGCGGCGGGCTTTGGGAGGTGCTGGTGGCTGAGGAGATCCTGCCATTCACCGGCGACCCCGACTCGGTCGTCCACGCAGCCGAGCGGGCGCGCGCCAGTGCGTCCCCGCTGATCCTGATCGGGCCGGCCGAGGTCGCGGACGGTCATTCGCGGCGCGTCCGGGAACTGTTCGCGGCGGTCGAGTCGAGGGCGACCAGGCCGGTCCGGTTGCGGCACGGCGCGTACGACGGCGGCGTGGCACCCGCGCACGTGCTGCGCGCGCTGGAGCTGCCGCCGGGCATGGACCCACCCCCGGCCGGCACGGTCAACCCGTACCTGCTGGCCACCTCCGGTGAGGTCTTCCGCCGCGGTCTGCGGGCCGGCCTGCCGGCGCCGGTGCTCACCCGGACGATCAGCTGCACGCGCGCGCCGTGCCCGTCCACCGCGCAGTGCGGGCACTGCGCGGCCTGCCTGACCCGCCGGGCCGGTCTGCTGGCCGCGCTCGGCCGTGACAACACGCCGTACCTGTCCGATGCATGGAACGTTGCCGATCACGACGACACGCTCCGTGATCACGAGGCGATCCGCGCCTGGCTCCGTCGCGATCTGATGGACGTTGAGCTGCGGATTCCCGTCACCGCACCGACGGATACCTCCGTCGAACGGCTACGGGCGGCGGCCGAACAGGGCCGGATCGAGTTAAGGCGAATGTTCGACACCGGGGGTGACCGAAGGTCGGAACCTTCGGCCGCATAGCCGATGGTTGCTCACCGAGCCGGTGGGCATGTGAACCGCTCAGCGGAGTCCGGGCACGGCGAACGCGAGCAGAATTAGCCTTGCACGGCCGTCCGGCACCATTCGGGCGCCGGCACCGAGGTTCGTCCAGCCCCGACGTCGACCGGCCCGCCACCGCGGCCCGGCACGCGGCCGGCACCACGCTGAGCGTCCTCACCACCGACCGGCAGGAACCTGTCCGGCGACGCGGCCCACCGGCCGCGCCCGGAGACAAGGGGGCGCTTCGATGCCCGGCAACCACCCCGATCCGCTGGCCGAGCTGCTCGCAGCCGGCGCGGCCACCGTGGAGCGGCCGCACCTCGGTGCCGGCTACCGCGGATACGACACGCCGAGGCCCAAGGGCGGGACCGTGGATCTGCGCATCGTCATGCACTGGCGGCACTCCGGGAAGATCACTGTGGACGGCCTGGGGCGGCTCGCGTTCCCGGTGCTGCCGGACCGGCCCGGTCTCTACCGCTTCACCTGGGTCGACTCGATCTGCGGACACCGCACGTTCGTCGGTGAGACCGGCAACCTGTGGCGGCGGCTCATCGCCTACCGGCACCCGGGCCCGGCCTCCGTCAGCGATCAGTACGTCAGTGACCTGCTGCTGAGCCACCTGAACGCGGGCGGCACCGCCGACGTGGCGATCGCCATGTACGGCGCGCTGCACGTCAGCGGTACCGAACGGGAGCTGGACCTCGCTTCCGCCGCGTCCCGGGAGCTGGCCGCCGGCGCCGCGCTGATGCAGTGCGCGGTCGCGGGCGACACCGACGTCGTCAGTTAGCCGGCGGCTCGTCCTTGCCGGCCTCCTCCAGCGCGTCCGCCTCCTCCTTGGTGGCGTGCACCGCGCCGTCCGCGTGCTCCGGCGGGCCGTAGACCGTGTAGAGCACGAGCGGGTTCGGCCCCTCGTTGGTGAAGTTGTGCTTGGCGCCGGCCGGGACGATGACCATGTCACCCTGGCTGACCTTGCGCGTCTGGCCGCTGACCTTGGCCTGGCCGACGCCGCTGACGAAGGTGAGGATCTGGTCCACCTCGTGGACCTCCTCACCGATCTCGCCGCCGGCCGGGATCGTCATGATCACGACCTGCGTGTGCTTGCCGGTCCAGAGGACGCGACGAAAATCCGAGTACTGTTCCGCGACGGTGGCGATCGTGTAGTGCTCCATGGTGTCAGTTCTACCCCCGCGGTCCCCTCGTCACTCAGGTCTTCCGGCCCGTGTTGCGCGGATCGCCCGCGCTCGCTCAGGTCGTCCGGAGCGACCATCGGCCCGGCCGCGCGAGCCCGTCGGCCGGCGGCGTGACCCGGTCGTGGCGGCGGGCCCGGAACAGCAGCAGGGACAGCACGGCCGCGCCGAGCGCCAGCACCCCCGCGACGTACCAGGCCAGGTCGTACTCGCCGAGCCGGTCGCGGACCAGACCGGCCGCGGTCGCCGCGATCGCGGCACCGACCTGGTGCGCGGCGAAGACCCAGCCGAACACGACCGCGCCGTCGCCGCCGAAGTAGGTGCGGCACAGTGCCACGGTCGGCGGCACCGTCGCCACCCAGTCCAGGCCGTAGAACAGGATGAAGACCAGCATGCTCGGGCCGCTGTCCGCCGCGAACAGCGTGGGCAGCACCAGCAGCGACAGGCCGCGCAGCGCGTAGTAGGCGCCGAGCAGGATCCGGCCGTCGAACCGGTCGGTCAGCCAGCCGGACGCGATCGTGCCGACGATGTCGAACACGCCGATCAGCGCGAGCAGGCCCGCGGCCGCGGTCTCCGCCATGCCGTGGTCGTGCGCGGCCGGGATGAAGTGCGTGCCGACCAGCCCGTTCGTGGTCGCGCCGCAGATCGCGAAGCCGCCGGCCAGCAACCAGAACGCGCGGGTACGCGAGGCGGCGCCGAGCGCGCGCACCGCCCGTACCGCCGCGTTGCCCCGGGGTTTCTGATCCTGATCTTCCACCGAGCCGCCGTAAGCGGTCGTGCCCAGGTCCCGCGGGTGATCCCGGAGGAAGAACCAGATCAGCGGTACGACCAGCAGCGCGGCCACGGTGACGGTCAGCGACGCGGTCCGCCAGCCGCTGTCCCGGACCAGCACGGCCAGGATCGGCAGGAAGATCAGCTGCCCGGCCGCGCCGCCCGCGGTCAGCACGCCGGTGACCAGGCCGCGCCGCCGCACGAACCAGCGCCCGGTCACGGTCGCCACGAACGACAGCGCCATCGAGCCGGTGCCGAGGCCGACCAGCACGCCCCAGCAGAGCAACAGCTGCCAGCTCTCCGTCATGAACACGGTCAGCCCGCTGCCGGACGCGACCAGCAGCAGCGCGACCGCGGCGACCCGGCGGATGCCGAACCGGTCCATCAGCGCGGCCGCGAACGGCGCGGTCAGGCCGTAGAGCAGCAGGTTGACGCTGACGGCCGCGGAGATCACGGCGAGCGGCCAGCCGAACTCCGCGTGCAGCGGATGCAGCATCACGCCGGGCGTGGCGCGGAAGCCGGCCGCGCCGACCAGCGCCACGAACGCGACGGCCGCGACGAACCAGGCGGGGTGAATTCCAACTCGAGGAGAGCGCACGAGAAACGAGTCTCGGCACATGTGACCCCTCGAGCTAGTGGCCCGCAGGCCATCATGCGTAAGAATCGGGCCATGTCCGCTGATCCGCGCCACCTGGTGGCCGTGCTCGCGCTGCCCGGCGTCGTCCCGTTCGACCTGGGCACGGCCGTGCAGCTGTTCCGCTCCGCGCGCGACGCGGCCGGCCACCGCCTCTACCGCACCCGCACCTGCACGCCGGACGGCCGCGCGATCCTGGCGAGCGCCGGCATCATGATCGCGCCGGAGGACGGCACCGACCTGGCACTGCTGGCCGAGGCGGACACGGTCGTGGTGCCGGGCGTCGACTCCGGGCCACCGGTCGAGGACGGCACGCTGGATCCCGCGGTCACCGCCGCGCTGCGGGCCGCGCACGCGCGTGGCGCCCGGATCGTGTCCATCTGCACCGCGTCGATGGTGCTGGCCGCGGCCGGCCTGCTCGACGACCGGCCGGCCACCACGCACTGGTGGTGGATGGACACGTTCCGGCGCCTCTACCCGCGGGTGCGGCTGAACCCGGACGTGCTCTTCGTCGACGACGGACCGGTGCTCACCTCGGCCGGCGTGGCCGCCGGGATCGACCTGTGCCTGCACATCATCCGCACCGACCACGGCAGCGAGGTGGCGAACCGGGCCGCCCGCCGCTGCGTGGTGCCGTCCTGGCGGGAGGGCGGCCAGGCGCAGTTCATCGAACGGCCGGTCCCGGCCTCCCCGGCCGGCGCGGACACGGCCGCGACCCGGGCCTGGGCGCTGGACCGGCTGGACACGCCGCTGTCACTGCCGGAGCTGGCCGGGCACGCGCGGATGAGCGTGCGCACGTTCACCCGCCGGTTCCGCGAGGAGACCGGCGTCAGCCCGAACCGCTGGCTGCTGCAACGCCGCGTCGACCTGGCCCGCCGGCTGCTGGAGACCACGTCGCTGAACGTGGACCAGATCGCCCGCCGCTGCGGTCTCGGCACCGCCGCGTCACTGCGCCAGCACCTGCACGCCGCCATCGGCGTCGCCCCCAGCGCGTACCGCCGGTCGTTCAGCGCGGTGTCGCGCCGGTGACGGTGAGGCGGATGGCGTAGAGGGAGGTGGTGGCCGTGAGGTAGAGGTGGTTGCGCTTCGGGCCGCCGAACGTGAGGTTGGCGACGCACTCCGGCACGTGCAGCTTGCCGAGCAGCGTGCCGTCCGGGTCGAAGCAGTGCACGCCGTCCGAGGCCGCGGCCCAGAGCCGACCCGCGTCGTCCAGGCGCAGCCCGTCGAAGCTGCCGGTGTCGCAGGAGCCGAAGACCGCGCCGCCGGTCAGCGTGCCCTCGTCGGTGACCCGGAAGCGGCGGATGTGCCGCCGCGCGCTGTCCACGATGTAGAGCAGCGACTCGTCGGGCGAGAACGCCAGCCCGTTCGGCCGGTCGAAGTCGTCCGCGACCAGGCGCACCTCGCCGGTGGCCGGATCGGCGCGGTAGACGTTGCAGGCGCCGATCTCGCTCGGCGCCCGGTGTCCCTCGTAGTCGCTGTCGATGCCGTAGCTCGGGTCGGTGAACCAGATCGCACCGTCGGAGTGCTCGACCAGGTCGTTCGGGCTGTTCAGGCGCTTGCCGTCGTACCGGTCCGCGATCACGGTGAGGCTGCCGTCGTGCTCGGTCCGGGTGACGCGCCGGTTGCCGTGCTCGCAGCTGACCAGGCGCCCGGCCCGGTCCATCACGTGGCCGTTGGCGTACCCGGACGGTTCGCGGAACACGCCCACGACGCCGGTCGTCTCGTCGTACCGCAGGATCCGCTCGTTCGGGATGTCGCTGAAGACCAGGTAGCGGCCGGCCGGGAAGTACGCCGGGCCCTCGGTCCAGCGGCAGCCGGTGTGCAGCCGCTGCAGCCACCGGTCCCCTCGGATCCCGTCGAACCGCTCGTCCAGGGCCTCGAAGCGCGCGTTCACCAGCTCGGTCATCCCGACAGGCTAAACCGGCGCGGGGGACGTAGCCTGTAGCGCGTGGTGGAGCGGGCGGAAGCGCGGCAGGTGCTGGCCGCGGGACGCCGGCTGCGGGACGCCGCCGAGCGGGTCGCGGACGGCGATCGGCACATTCGGGGCGAGGCACGCGACGCCTACCTGCGGGAACGCGAGCAGTTGCTGGCCCGGCACCTGGAGACGCTGCCGGTCTCGGCGCTGCGCGACGCGGGCGGCCCGAAGATCCGCACCGCGCCGCTGGAGAAGGCCGGGCTGACCACGATCGGTGCGGTCCGCTCCCGGTCCGAGGCCGAGCTGGCGCAGCTGCCCGGCCTGAGCGCGGCGAGCGCACGGCAGCTGAGGGCCGTGGCCGAGCAGGTGGCCGAGGCCGCGGCCCGTTCGCTGGCCGTCCGGGTCAACGTCGACACCAAGGACCGGGCCGCGACCGCGCTGCTGACCGCGACGCACCGGGTGCTGCGGGCCGAGCCCGCGGTCGGCCCGGCACGCGGACCGGCCCGGCGCCTGGTCGACGAGCTCGAGTCCGCGCTGCGCTCCGCGTCCGTCGCGGGCAGCCTGCTGCGGATGCTGTTCGCCGGGCGGACCCGCAAGGAGCGCGCCGGCGCCGCGGTCGACCAGCTGCGGCGGCTCGTCGAGGACGCGGAGCGGGAGAAGCTCCCCGCGAAGCTCGCCAAGGCCGAGCGGGCGATCCGCGAACGGCCGGCGTCACCGCGCACGGTCTGGAAGGACTTCGAGAAACGGTCCGCGGAGTACTACACCGCGTTCGGTGATCTCGGTGCCGAGCAGCCGGACGTCGACTCGTCGCAGGGCTTCCTG
This genomic window from Catenuloplanes niger contains:
- a CDS encoding amylo-alpha-1,6-glucosidase, whose amino-acid sequence is MAALRARAVQVLDLNWAGDHTVPARSLYPHQWSWDSAFTAIGLAHVRPDRAWRELHTLFRAQWADGRVPHIVFNPEVPAENYFPGPGFWDAPATPHLPPRSTTGLVQPPVHALAVHEVFRRTGDRGRLAWFYPRLCAQQDYLAARRDAGADGLVSITHPWESGLDNSPGWDTAMARVPADPELLRVHRRRDNVVAAPAHRPTDEDYSRFLAIAGAYRDRGYDDTDLVGRHPFVMECPSFNALYALAESTLAEIAAELGRPGAHHRERARAVVTAMVAHLHDRRTGMFHARDVLSGERSPARCVNGLVPLVLPGLPDEVVTSLIEVATSPRFGLGGPLPVTSYDRTAADFDAVRYWRGPIWINMNWLLRRGLIGHGRAALAAVLRDRTLGLIDAGGSFEYYDPRTGAGLGAPEFSWTAALALDLLSDPLD
- a CDS encoding MFS transporter gives rise to the protein MRSPRVGIHPAWFVAAVAFVALVGAAGFRATPGVMLHPLHAEFGWPLAVISAAVSVNLLLYGLTAPFAAALMDRFGIRRVAAVALLLVASGSGLTVFMTESWQLLLCWGVLVGLGTGSMALSFVATVTGRWFVRRRGLVTGVLTAGGAAGQLIFLPILAVLVRDSGWRTASLTVTVAALLVVPLIWFFLRDHPRDLGTTAYGGSVEDQDQKPRGNAAVRAVRALGAASRTRAFWLLAGGFAICGATTNGLVGTHFIPAAHDHGMAETAAAGLLALIGVFDIVGTIASGWLTDRFDGRILLGAYYALRGLSLLVLPTLFAADSGPSMLVFILFYGLDWVATVPPTVALCRTYFGGDGAVVFGWVFAAHQVGAAIAATAAGLVRDRLGEYDLAWYVAGVLALGAAVLSLLLFRARRHDRVTPPADGLARPGRWSLRTT
- a CDS encoding GlxA family transcriptional regulator yields the protein MRKNRAMSADPRHLVAVLALPGVVPFDLGTAVQLFRSARDAAGHRLYRTRTCTPDGRAILASAGIMIAPEDGTDLALLAEADTVVVPGVDSGPPVEDGTLDPAVTAALRAAHARGARIVSICTASMVLAAAGLLDDRPATTHWWWMDTFRRLYPRVRLNPDVLFVDDGPVLTSAGVAAGIDLCLHIIRTDHGSEVANRAARRCVVPSWREGGQAQFIERPVPASPAGADTAATRAWALDRLDTPLSLPELAGHARMSVRTFTRRFREETGVSPNRWLLQRRVDLARRLLETTSLNVDQIARRCGLGTAASLRQHLHAAIGVAPSAYRRSFSAVSRR
- a CDS encoding SMP-30/gluconolactonase/LRE family protein, coding for MTELVNARFEALDERFDGIRGDRWLQRLHTGCRWTEGPAYFPAGRYLVFSDIPNERILRYDETTGVVGVFREPSGYANGHVMDRAGRLVSCEHGNRRVTRTEHDGSLTVIADRYDGKRLNSPNDLVEHSDGAIWFTDPSYGIDSDYEGHRAPSEIGACNVYRADPATGEVRLVADDFDRPNGLAFSPDESLLYIVDSARRHIRRFRVTDEGTLTGGAVFGSCDTGSFDGLRLDDAGRLWAAASDGVHCFDPDGTLLGKLHVPECVANLTFGGPKRNHLYLTATTSLYAIRLTVTGATPR
- a CDS encoding cupin domain-containing protein: MEHYTIATVAEQYSDFRRVLWTGKHTQVVIMTIPAGGEIGEEVHEVDQILTFVSGVGQAKVSGQTRKVSQGDMVIVPAGAKHNFTNEGPNPLVLYTVYGPPEHADGAVHATKEEADALEEAGKDEPPAN